Genomic window (Diabrotica undecimpunctata isolate CICGRU chromosome 6, icDiaUnde3, whole genome shotgun sequence):
tatatatatatatatatatatatatatatatatatatatacatatatatatatatatatatatatatatatatatatatatatatatatatatatatatatatatatatcataataTCCTTCAGattctttttaatatatattatttagctAGGGGTCTGTAACTCCTAGTAGAAGTATATTACTTACAAAAAATGGAGAGCAAAACATATTTAAATCTTTTTCCATTATACTATATAGATTACATTTTTACTTACCCATTTTATAAGTTTACTAAAAACTTGTCCACATGGAATAAGCACATACAAGGTAAAATATTCTTGGCATTGCTAGTGATTAAAACTATACCTAAAAGCGACTATATCAGAAAGATGGGCAATTGTCAACCGAAAATAGatttatatgaaataaaaataaatgataacCAAGTGTCATTAACAGGAAGTTTAACGTAGTTTATTGACTCGTTTTCTACAATATTTAGTTTTGAAATTGGTTTCTAACATaaagattttataaaaattatgtcAATGTTTCTATATTTAGCTTGATGTAGTAAGATTAgaatttcgtaaattatttacCTGTTAAATACTATATACGATAATGTCAGATGGATTTACTGCTTTATGGTAAACATTACATTAAGTAGTTTGTTTATAATCatttttaacaaatatacaaatcaatttcaaaacaaataataaatgtaGGACCAACTTCAAGGCAATTGTGCAATCGGCTTCTTTTCGGATATAGTTACACAGACTATCATATAACAGGATCTTCAGCTACTCCTTTATGATGTAAATTATCTAAATTTCGTTTTAATTATTTGTATAAATGTATCGGTATCAGTAgaattattttttggtatttgcaGAGAATTTTTTGTTGTaatgtttacaatattttattttcgttttcttatatgagttaatttttcatatttagatGTTTCTTGTTGTAGTAtataaatctttttcttcttcttctaattacgctacaaccctttgtgagtcttggcctgcttaacaatgttcttccattctgccctgtcggatactttccttcgccactgcctgatgttcatggttttaagatgcctctctacgtcgtctatgcatcttttacggggccttcctcttgttctgtttccttggagcTTCCATCACTGGACtgcttttacagctcgattatcccATCACTGGACtgcttttacagctcgattatctggcattatttctaggtgaccaagccagtttagtctttgtgactttacaaatctaacaatatctgcgctctgcattaattcatccagctcgtggttcattttaattctccacgaaccatcgctgcattgggttggtccaaatatcttccttagtattttgcgctcaaatattctcagttgattttcatcagtggttgagaaggtccacgtttcacatccatatgtgaccactggtctaattactgttttctagattctaagcttagactcatgattcagtaacttacttttcattgtaagtctttgtatgcataaaagcacttattaccactaagaatccgtgcttgtatttcttgactgattcAATTGTACATAGTCTAGTTTAGATTTTTATACAAATTAATCGTTCTTACCTACATCTTCTTTCTCATCACTGGAAACGTTTTTAAAAAGAAATGGAACTTGACTTTTAGGGTctacaaaaggaaatatggcgcctTACATGAGGTCAAAGATTAAAGGCAAACTAGAAATTAGAAGATCCCAAACACATAGAAGAGGATAGGTGGATTGACTATCTAAAGAACCTGTATTCAGGGATGCAACAAATGAAATTTGAATTGATTTTTAACTTACGAAAAATTtggaaatttatttataaaaattggtacCACTTTTGAAGATGGGTAACCTACATACAGTAGAGCATCGATTATCGGAACTAATTGGGGCACATAGGTGTTCGGATAATCGAACTATACATCGAACATatagtcatatatatatatatatatatatatatatatatatatatatatatatatatatatatacatcgaaCTTATAGTCATACATATTTATCCACAAGTGAATGAAAGCCAAATTTATATacctacatatttatttatatctttaaTGACAAATAGGAATTAAACAAAAAAGTGTAGTCTTTGCATATTTTTAGATACAATATTGAAGAAATTTTAAGCGTTAATTACTAATCCTTAAAAAATCGTCAATATGATATCGTCATCGTTTCATAGTctttattaggtccatcaaaataaactggctgcggtggttaggtcacatagagagaatgaatgagatggagccaccaaaacatatttataaccaaagaatagatggagtgagaagaataggcagacccagagcacgatttaaggatcagatggaggaagacttgagaatgttgggagtacgaaactggaaagccaaggcgaagaatatgAGAGAATGGAGacatccttgagcaggccaagacccaccatgggttgtgccAATGATGAATGGTATATTTACCAACTTTGTACTCATTGGATAACTTGGTTGCATATTCACCTTCatctaatagtttttttttttaataaaaatatcgggaaagaaacgaaaggcagaatttacaaaacagtcatcagaccaataatgacatacgcggcagaaacaagacatgacacagagagaacaaaaaggatgttagaaacagcagagatgaaaacacttagaaaaattgatggtaagacactatgggacagagctagaagtacagatatacgacatagatatatagcaaggtggagaacatcaaaaactgggtaagaaatagaagagtagaatggaacgatcatataagccgaatgacaacaaatagagtagtaaagacgccaagagacggttccccaataggaagacgatcagtaggaagaccacgcaaacgatggaatgacaacttactggaggcacattgaaaaatagatagagtcatgtctatataaaaagaagaagaagaagagatctaaTAGTTTATTAATATCGTATTTATCTTTCATAGAAAGGACAACACGCTTACGCAATTTCTATCAAGAAGTGTTTGCTTTTGACGCGACAAAATTTCGTTTATTGCCTATCGGCTACTCAGAAGTGACTAATACATATATACGAATATTTACAACCGGCAATAATTCCAAGAATGTGACGTATACACTATTTTGACCGATATTAAATGGCCCTCTTGCCTATGTTAAATGCCGAGAGACAGTTATTTAATGGGAATCAGCGTCTTGTAAAAATAGTGGGAGTCGGGAGTTCGGATAAGCGGTCGGTCGTTCGGTTGATCGATGTTCGGATAATCGACGCTACTGTATTAGTAGTCAGCGAAAAATTGTATATAAGGAAGATACCCAGCGGCCGCACTACTAAGGAAGCAATGATGTACACACTtgctataaaaatttattttacaaaattaacaTGCCAGAAACTATTTTTTATGCCTAACTTTAGTTGATGTTTTAACCTTAAACAAAGATTGCCGTCTCGGCTTAAATCTAGCTGTGTCTTTTGGCGTGTACTTGTGGTCGTTCTCATTGGTTTCTCTGAACTGTTGCCATGGATGTACATTCTCAGAATCGTCGACTCTGACTTCGTTTATAAATCGTTTGTATCGGATTTTAAACagtgctttattttttataaaagatgtcgtctgaaacagaaaaaaattaataaaaatatataggtcAGAaaggtaaaatttaaaaaaaacgtaTAACTGCACATAGAACTCGTTTTTCTGCACAAAAATATTACGATACCTTTTCTATGTTCGGTTTATAAAGATTTGctttaaattctgacaatttcTCTATAAATTTCTTATTGGGCGGAACGTTTTCTGTCGAACATAAGTCCATAATGTACATCACATATGCAATGTTCATTTGATAGCAAGCTTGGCTTAACATAGCTCCCAGGATTTCGGTGTTTAAGCTGAAACAATAAATGTGGATTAAAACCTCAAACAGAACTGTTATAAATTCACTTTGGATGTATGTGTTTAGCATGGATATGGCAATAAAAATCTTTTTACGTTTCAAAAACGTCGAAAAAGCTATAAAATCATGAAAAAAGTGTCGGAAGGTTTGGAAAAAACGAAAGATATGTTATAAAAGCGTCGAAAAAAGTTTTGAGAAGCTTTTGTACCTTGAGAATCCTTTGAAAAAGCCTCAAGATAATAGAAAAAACTTTGATAGCGTCAAAAGCATTCGAAAAGCATCGTAGCAATTCCCTCAAGTGGCTTAGGGACGATCTGCTACTCATATTTCTCAGTGAAATAACAAGAACTTACGTATAACTCGCCTCCTTCATTTCGCTTACGAGTTGAACACAGTCATCCTCAGTTTTGCAACCTATCGCCAAAACTCCATAAGTAATCAAGTCGGGTCTGTAgccatttttctttattaacttcAAGACGTCCTAAAAAAACAATTCTATTAGTCTTGTCTACGACTTCAATGACATTTACTGACATACCTTTGCCGCATTATTATCAGATCTCATATTTCTCTTCTTTATCAGCATATTGAAAAAATCTAGATCTGGTTTAACATTAAACTTCCTCATTGCGATCAAAAGTTCTTGCTCGGCAGCCAAAGTATCTGGAATACAGTCTAATAATTGagtaaatgttttaatatctGGTGAACATCCACGATTTTCCATTTCTTCTAAGAACCCTCGACATCCGCCTAACAGCAGAAGACGATGCTCAGGTTCTTTCACTTCAGTGAGACTGATTATACTGCCTAAATGGGGAATTTTTGCTAGAAGGTTCGGCCTGAAATTTACAGCATCGACTAGTGAATTTTGAACTTGAACTGTTTGACTTTGATTGGAGTTTGTAGATTCTGTTGTTTGTACATCTTGAGGTGGTGGTGGTGGTATTCTTGTATTTCCTAAAACACAATATAaacaaaagtaattttaaaatatgaaagCTAACACAGGCTAAATGGAATTGGAGATTTTCATGACCAAAGCCAGAATTGCCAATATTCCTCTTTCAGGTTCAATATGATAAGATATTTATTAATGTCTGTGGAAATATTGTCCTGATTATATCACTTTTTGGATATCTAAATCTAATATTTATCCTTAACTCATAAAATTACTATAACTATAGAACAATATTTCTTACCTTCTTCCAGCTGTTTAATATTTGGCGCTTCAATCATTTTTCGATGCTTGCAAATAGTATCAATGACATCTTTTGTTGTTTCCACATCTCCCAAATTGCAATCTCGAACACACCGCAACAACAGATTAAAAGTATAAATACtgggtttaatatttttatcaactAGTTTTCTCCAAACAAGCAAAGCGTGTCTGAATCCAACTTCTTTGTCACTGATGCAAGATTGTAAAAGGAAATTTATGGTGTCATCTCTAAGACGAATTTCTGAAAGTAATAGAAAATATTCATATTACAGTAAAAAAACATATattaccatttatatataaaataggaAAAACTACTTATAGCAAGATATTTTGACAATTCAAATACAAAGAGAAATATATACTCAAAAGCATCAAACTTTTCTAGAAAtacatttttcttgtttatttttaattaaactcaTAAAAACTCTTTCAGACGAGATTGTTTCCATTGGTCTACAAATTTTGGCCCCTAAGTGCTTTTTTGAGGATTCTAAAAAGATGGAAGTCACAGAATAACCCTGGAGTATAAGGTAGAGATACTGGTATTTCTCATCCTACTGCATAAGTTTATGCCTAATTACACTGCAATATGAGGTCCAGCTTTATAGTCTGAAGAATGAgttccttatttttttatttaagtaattatattGTATCATTAATAATGCCGATAAATCAAAATCTTGtataaaataaatgtgaaaatGATACAGGCTATCAAAGTAATTGTTGCAATTACTTGTCAGACTAATAACAGCATTTTACCATGAGTAGTGGCATATCTTACTTTTTTGTAATGTTACTCACTCCATTAACAAACAATTTGGACCAAGTTTTATCAAAGATCATTGTGCAATTGAAAAGATTACAAACTCTTGATAAAATTGATTGAAAAGTTGCTCTCAATCAATTGattgaaaaaatattgaaaatgttaAATCATATGTGAAAACATATTAAACAATTCTGTAATTTGGTTTTACCATTTTAAACTGCTTAATGTTTTTTTAGATGTTCTGGTTTGTAGATATGGATTTTTCTTAACTATCTAATTTTCTGTATAACATTTATAAGGCCAAGACAAAGCCTGGATTCTTTTTTGACTTTTATGCACATATTGTGTATGTTATCACAGAAAGAAATAGGACAGATGCCCATCCATATTAGTCAAAAGCTATATTATGATTTTTTACTCAATAAAAACATGTATTTCCTCAAATCTCACAGATTCTTTTGATAAAAGATGGACCTAAATAAGTCCAGGTGATTTCCTCTTTCACTGATGTTACAGACATCAATACTTTTCAATCTACAAGCCTTTTTAGCACAATTTTAGAAAAACCAGTCTCTTTTATATCTTATACACCTTCATATAGGTATCTGAGTAAAACAATCTTTAGTTACccaaaattattacaaattttgatttttgataaaacaaACTAGGTatattaaataatgtaataaaaattcAAACTAAAAAATCCCAATAGCCAATTAAAATGCAGTTAATTTTCTGATATGAAAGATCAAACGATAGAAAATAGATCTATAAACTTACTTTTTGAAATCATTTCATCTACCAAAGAAAACGCCATAGGAAGATCTCCGCATCTTCCAAAAGCTTTAATCATAACATTGTAGTTAGTATCGTTAGGTTGGTAGCCTTTCTCTATCATAATTTCTCTTAACCTAGTAGCTCTTTTCAGCCCGTCTGTTAGAGGCCATGGACTGTTTGCACATGCATTAAATAGAGCCGTATAAGTACCAGCTGTGATTGTTAATCCACGTTTTTTCATGTCATTGTACAACATAAAAGCTTTCTTTGTATAACCAACTCGTCCACAGGCTCCTAAAATATgtaaaacaatattaattacaGCATATTACAAACTTTGAGATGGCTAAACTGAATGTTATggagaaataaaagttttaaaagatACCTAGAAGCAAgttgtatatataattttcagGTTTCACTCTGTCCTCCTTTAACATTCGAACCTCTACAACATCTATGGCCTCTTTAATCTTCCTCTTATTGATTAGATCCTTAATTATATCTGCATACCGTTTAGTGCTTAGCTTTTGAGATCTTAGAGGTTTTTCTGTAAAATACTTCTCTTCTTTGGCATCATCTTCCACTAAAATATCTTCTTGTTGTTGCGTTCCGAATGTATCAGGATCtgattttaattttactaaaaagTTATGTTCACTGTTAGAAGGCTTATTTTCTGTTAATTCTGGTTTTTCTCCATGTTTATAAAGGGAAGTTGTTTGTAGTTGAAAGCTGGAAGTATGTACGACAGTTGTTTTGATCGTGTTTTCTAGTAAGTGTAGCTGTTTGATACATCTTAGTATAGGAgttctaaacattttaaataaataacaccatgcgagataattttaaaaatatttttaaacaaaatataaccTATATGACAGTCAGAGTCAGAAGAGTACATAGTCCAGTCCTGTAGTAAGGTAACAAGGTAAGTCCTATAGAAAAAGTTGGGAGAGAGTTTCTAACGCCAAATGCGGACGGGCTGAAACTAATTTCATTTGACGGCAAATGAGTGATTACTATGTTGAAACTAACACATTTTTTTACGTGGAtactcaaaattatttataaataagttatggtaaatttaaagtaattactatttaaatttaaGTTGTGATTTTAGTAGAATTTGCTACAATTTTcgttttttggaaaacattgtaTAGTATTATTTGGGTAAATATATAAACTAGTGACACCACGGCAACAGCACTTACATCAATGtcctctttccttgtctaagccaTCACCTAACGTGACTAGTAGCGCCGTCGTGATTATAAACGCCTGGACCCATGCAATTCATTCTCCCCACCTGTCCTATTTCACATACACTactatttattgtatatactgtGATGAGTTTCTTCTTCTCTTTCTCCTGTTTATAATTTTCACTTATATATTTAGGCAACTAACATTACAACCTTCTGGTTCTGAAATTGTTTTCTTGTAGTAAGTTAAATAGTATGTTTATATGAGATAAGCCACAActggttgtaatgaaaattaaattttttatttgtttttgacgTTACGAcctccactccggaaatcgtgttcaaatttttttaattaaaattaaaataaggttatacacCTGTTTATGTATTCTTAGCTTAATATGGTGAGCATGCCACCTCAAATCTGGCCAATCTACACTGTGCGTTACGAAAAAGAGGCCACCTAAAATGTttaccattttttaatttttacgaatcaTACCACAAAGTGATTGTCATTagatgtttgtgtaatgtttaagaatatgttctaaagcagtatgcaatcattttttaaataacaaatgtcaaaaaataacttcttccaaaataaaaaaaaattaacattgtacattttttctgttttctttataaaattacaattaagtcgTGATTATTAATACTGTGTATTACCACCTCTATTGTGAATTACACTCCTCAAGTATCAAAGATCAAATTCTGGATGTCGTTTTGAGGAAAAACTTCCCACTCTTGGGTACGTGTGGCCGCGCGTTGTCTTGCATAAAAATTAAGTTTTCGCTGGCAAACCCAGCAAAAGACATTACATGCTCGTCTAGAATTTCGGTAATGTATCGGTGTGCATTCAACGCTCCTCTATCAATAAATACGAGATCAGTATGGCCCTCGAATGAAATGCCTGCTCAAAACATTACCGAACCTCCTCCAAAAGCAACACATACTCGTCGAACACAAGCAGCATATCGTTCCTCACGTCTTCTGTATGTTTTGATGTGAACATCTGAACCATCCTAGACTCATgactaaacaaaacatttttccaattttctatcGTCCAATGCTCGTGGACTCTAGCAAACTGTAGTCGGCGTTGTCGATGTGCTGCTGTTAACTAAGTCCTGTTGCTGGAAAGCGAGCCCTTAGACCAAATTCCCTCAACATTCTTCTCACGGTAAAAGTATTTAAAGTCCACCCGTGAGTattttgaaaacggttttggaTTGATCTAGCCGTAAAGAACCGGTTTTGCAAAGAAGTGCGTTGTAAAGAACGGTCTTCTCTGGCCGTCGTGATTCTTCTCGGGCCTGCCTGATCCTGGTCGTCTTTCGTGAGATCCAGTCTCTACGAATCGTTGGTAAATTTTTTGTGACTAAGATTGTTACGTATCGTTTACAATATGtaacataaaactaaaaaaaaacaacaaaaaatgtttatagaCTGTATTACAAAAGGTTATTCTTGTAATTTagaaaatacaattataatttcaGTTGGTGAAGTTTCCTGTTGAGGTCTTCAAACTTAATAATCTTCCTAATGAAGAAATCTCCATATCTGTGCGCTACCTTAGTGTCAGCAATATGGATCATGTCATTATCTATGTAGAAGTCaagctaaaaaaaaaaagaatttaatcaATAGGTGGGGCAATATTAAAAGTTTATGAACCCAGATAAGTGACAAattttatgacagattgggatactgtttAGCCGTAGAAGGTcgaatatttgaatcatttctgtagggcataaataattatttcttctttaattaggaattattttttattttcaataagagtatattttttattttatctttttaaagaaacgcgcttttatttttaattcaaccacaaaaaattgttcacattattaaaaaccgatcCAAATGCACAGCTTTATAAAGGTCAGTGTTTTTTTAACGAGTTTATGTACTCTAAGAAATGAACCGGGCATACGTAATGAAAACAAACATCGAATTCGAATGACGGAAATGTGCATCCCATCCATTGTTACGTGCTACTAAATGATTTTCAATGATTTTCTGTCGTAGTGTCGGAGGAGATCTGGGACTACAATTACCTCGTACGAGACAATATTGGCGATTTTCGCGCTTTTATGTAGTGtacaatatctaatccaaaacttaaaGTACTGTATTAAAAAACTCACATACAGCTCTGGTTTTGGTGAATAATACTCAGAGTTGCACCGTGGTTAACGATATAATATTAACTTACCTCTGATCCACTCTGGAACTTTCCTTCTAAACCGGAGGCACCTTTGGACCAAACAACATTCTTCATCTTATGCTTAAAGCATAATAAATGTATGACCAAAGATTCGATTTCTTTATCCAAGTCTCTTCCTTCGTTATTTCTGCTATTCTGAGCCATAAAGGTGGCCAATTTGCTCAGCGGCAAAGTAGTGTACAGTTTCAAGTAGCTTCTGATGGTCGGCAACATTTTCTGTTGAGCCACTTCATCCATAAAGACGGCAGTTTGGTGCTGAATAGCCTCTTTTGAGTAGTCCCCTGAGACGGAATCGATCGGAGGTGGGTAAGGGGACAAAAATTTAGGACAAGCGTATACGAAGCTGTTCTCGAATTCTGCTAAGTCGCCGTACTGCATTTTGTACATCTTTTCGTGGTAGCTTTTCTCTCTCAAGACTTGCTGGATTGACTCATCGACACATTGGGGATGTAAAACCAAGCAAATCGCTAACAAGTGATACATCTGATCGGTTTGTTTGTTAATCTGATCATGTTGATACGTTTTGGAGGCAAATAGTTGTTTAGTACGCTGTATGTACAATAAAATTGATGAAAACGTTCTTATAGCGTCGGAATACCTTCGCATCATCATGTAAGCAAAACCTACATAGTACGAAGTTGATATTTGGCAGGCGGGAATGTGGGCATATTGCGACTTCTTGTGTACTTCAATATTTTCCAATACTTTAATAGCTTGATAGTAATCTCCTAATAAGGAGTGAAGTCTTAGAAGTCCCACCAACGAGAAATATCCTAGCATTTTGTATAAAGAATGGCTGCCGAATTCGCCAGAAACAGACTCCGGATCACCACCGCTAGCGTACACTTCCAGCTGCTGCTTAATGTTACTCTTATCTACCAAAGAGTGCAAAACGTTAAGAACGCACAACACATTCCACACTTTATTATTAGAGTTCAATGTTTCCAATTCCAAAGGCTTCTTGTTTTGTAAACGAGCTCTGTATTGAGCAAAGGACTGGAACTGGTAGACGAATTCGTCGATGAGTTCCCACAACCAGAGATCGGGTAGTTCGAGTGGGACGGGTTCTTCGGCGCTAAGAATGTAATTAAACAAGTCACAATAGTTGAAGAAGGAATTGAATCGCTGCTCCAAAGACGGACCTCCTTGGATGCGGGCATAAATGTGGCGGAAGTATAGTTCTTTATATAAAATCATAAATACCtgcaaaagacaaaaaaaaattaaaagattagtATATATCTGGTATATTAGTATAAAACACTGATAAATTTATAAATGAATCGCTTATTTCAGAAACAAGTCACATTTTGGTGATTTTGAGTTTATAACACCAACATGGATTTCTGTGAGTTACATACAGTTTGTAGTTGTCCCGTAAGCATAgttataagtagacttcggcaaatatgcaaataaaaatgtagaaaatatgcgcataaatatgcacgtgtttacccgaaaatatgcaaatattttacaaaatatgcatacaaataaataaaaaaatcgtaaaatagtaacaattttatttaaaaaaaaaagtgtacataactaaatatttcctactattcattaagatttacatttattttaagtaactacatcatttttaagtatgaataaacttatttagaattatggtaacaataaatgaccaagtggtgttcaaaattttctaacaaaaacttgtggcttctgtctgagtacatatatttatatatggaaaaacttcgttcaacatcaactgatgtaacgggagcatttttcaaactaaccaaaacatttggttctaaattaattgtttccgaaatatttccagctagaacactgactacttcagaaagaatatggtaacctttatttttttccatagtagcttcaaatttttttaaaatatcttttccaatattacctctaacgttccgacaacatgacgcaaattcttttattaatgctgtactttcgaacaatgacagttttggtgattctaactgagtaattgttttttgaacaaaactaaaatttgattttataaatgaaagttcttgttgaagcaagttactctgaaaagtttgtttagaatccaaaagagattgggaactttcatctgttaacgtatcaattatgttctttattttaacaaaatgatctgcataaaaattagctgcttctaaccatgttccccatcgcgttaaaataggttgtggtggaagaggaatgttaggtagcatttctttataaagttgaattcttataggagatttaagaaatacttttttgacactggatatcatggtatttacaagaggaaacttttttcgtatttcctctgcaactctgtttaatccatgcgctacacaagtaacatgtattaaatctgggaaaaatatttttaaattttgtcctgctttcaccatataaggagcagcatccgataaaataagcagtaatttattagaaggaatagttgtcggaagaaaaaaagttgctaatgtttcttgtataaaacgcgaaattgttaaagcatttgttttctcaagttgctggcatgaaataagatgagattttggtaaggtatcttctttaagaacaccaatcaataaatgagcaatatactttcctgaggaatcagtggtttcgtctacagatatgtaaaaataattatctgcaatttcttccttaatattagttaacaccgacgagtatagcccgttcacattatttcttcttagagaccgatcacttggaacattaagtttgcaatatttttttagaaacgaactaaaatttacatttgctaattttgaaagcggtatgtttgcagacgctaatgcgcgacacaagtcttcattaaaagtttcttgctcatctaatttttttgaagtagattggaaacatttagccattgaagtttgatgttttcctcctatttttcctttttttgcaatgtgtgaaaactcgaatatttgggtcacctgatgagattacataaatacgcattacttcaaaatataatgcaaggaaaaatagaaggaaaacggaattaAGGCCGTAGAAGactgtcatggttgcgtaatttgagagagtggtttggctatACCACTAATGAACtttttaggtcagctgtaaacaaggtcaggatagccttgatgatttccaatttccgataggagtggcacaagaagaagaagcatagttGATTTTATACCGATCTAAAATATTCATATATTTCTCAAGCCACTTTAGTCCCAGACTAAGGTTGTTTCTGCACTAAATTGTCAGTTGTCATTTTGCATATCGACGTTTACCATAACCTATAAAATTGATAGTGTTTCTATTGTTTGTTCTTATTGCTGCTTAGCGAAAAGTTGTCT
Coding sequences:
- the eIF3l gene encoding eukaryotic translation initiation factor 3 subunit L → MSKGYGDDFEQGYDYGYDDYGSHTGDPNLDEHNRQHFKMPDSVKNFLVYFRNNVNEGLIFELQALYEHTWPKLTEDYFEKRPWPEENEVAAIVDNDPVFMILYKELYFRHIYARIQGGPSLEQRFNSFFNYCDLFNYILSAEEPVPLELPDLWLWELIDEFVYQFQSFAQYRARLQNKKPLELETLNSNNKVWNVLCVLNVLHSLVDKSNIKQQLEVYASGGDPESVSGEFGSHSLYKMLGYFSLVGLLRLHSLLGDYYQAIKVLENIEVHKKSQYAHIPACQISTSYYVGFAYMMMRRYSDAIRTFSSILLYIQRTKQLFASKTYQHDQINKQTDQMYHLLAICLVLHPQCVDESIQQVLREKSYHEKMYKMQYGDLAEFENSFVYACPKFLSPYPPPIDSVSGDYSKEAIQHQTAVFMDEVAQQKMLPTIRSYLKLYTTLPLSKLATFMAQNSRNNEGRDLDKEIESLVIHLLCFKHKMKNVVWSKGASGLEGKFQSGSELDFYIDNDMIHIADTKVAHRYGDFFIRKIIKFEDLNRKLHQLKL
- the LOC140443055 gene encoding pentatricopeptide repeat-containing protein 1, mitochondrial, which encodes MFRTPILRCIKQLHLLENTIKTTVVHTSSFQLQTTSLYKHGEKPELTENKPSNSEHNFLVKLKSDPDTFGTQQQEDILVEDDAKEEKYFTEKPLRSQKLSTKRYADIIKDLINKRKIKEAIDVVEVRMLKEDRVKPENYIYNLLLGACGRVGYTKKAFMLYNDMKKRGLTITAGTYTALFNACANSPWPLTDGLKRATRLREIMIEKGYQPNDTNYNVMIKAFGRCGDLPMAFSLVDEMISKKIRLRDDTINFLLQSCISDKEVGFRHALLVWRKLVDKNIKPSIYTFNLLLRCVRDCNLGDVETTKDVIDTICKHRKMIEAPNIKQLEEGNTRIPPPPPQDVQTTESTNSNQSQTVQVQNSLVDAVNFRPNLLAKIPHLGSIISLTEVKEPEHRLLLLGGCRGFLEEMENRGCSPDIKTFTQLLDCIPDTLAAEQELLIAMRKFNVKPDLDFFNMLIKKRNMRSDNNAAKDVLKLIKKNGYRPDLITYGVLAIGCKTEDDCVQLVSEMKEASYTLNTEILGAMLSQACYQMNIAYVMYIMDLCSTENVPPNKKFIEKLSEFKANLYKPNIEKTTSFIKNKALFKIRYKRFINEVRVDDSENVHPWQQFRETNENDHKYTPKDTARFKPRRQSLFKVKTSTKVRHKK